The proteins below come from a single Drosophila busckii strain San Diego stock center, stock number 13000-0081.31 chromosome X, ASM1175060v1, whole genome shotgun sequence genomic window:
- the LOC117134626 gene encoding flocculation protein FLO11: MIFKGSRASEKPIAFVIVVLAVVGISHARPQLNNRYLPAAAAAVPSQVSYQSFQQQPQPQPYVQVESIRPAVSLGSFSVQNNGQQYQTGQQLSSSGNFEVTQSIVETQQAGNTYLPPAVPTQLFVPAAPVVEQTTVVQESPVVQQQTFTAPAPAPAPVVQQSYRAPAPVVQQTYTAPASVVQQETYAAPAPVVQQQAFNVPAQTFNAPTPVVRQQSYSTSAVQQTFSAPAPVVQQQSFSAPAPVASDAYAYPAPAPVQQYTTSVAQQSYSAAAPVIQQSFSSPVVQESFASAAPVVQQTYSAPAPVFQQQQQSYTAPAPAPVVHETVIQQQAPIQQTVQVQQSHSGYNYQSPVTVAAPVAVTQQFSSISAPQPSYNTAPVQLQQSFVPQASVQTVAPQPTVQYAPPATTISVQQQPQQVAYTRPATTSSTSIVQSTANVQTSFGTGNVLAAGTNYGTNGGYVYEKH, encoded by the exons AAACCCATCgcgtttgttattgttgtgttgGCGGTAGTGGGCATCAGCCATGCTCGTCCCCAGCTCAACAATCGCTacctgccagcagcagcagcggctgtgCCCAGCCAAGTGAGCTACCAGAGcttccagcagcagccacagccgcagcccTATGTCCAAGTGGAGTCCATCAGACCCGCCGTCTCTTTGGGCAGCTTCAGTGTGCAAAACAATGGACAACAGTATCAAACGGgacagcagctcagcagcagcggcaactttGAGGTAACTCAGTCTATTGTCGAGACTCAGCAAGCGGGCAACACTTACCTGCCACCTGCTGTGCCCACGCAGCTCTTCGTGCCTGCTGCACCCGTTGTAGAGCAAACTACTGTGGTGCAGGAATCACCAGTGGTGCAACAGCAAACCTtcacagctccagctccagctccagctccagtggTGCAGCAATCTTATAGGGCGCCAGCACCAGTGGTGCAACAGACTTACACCGCTCCCGCTTCGGTGGTGCAACAGGAAACTTACGCCGCACCTGCCCCAGTGGTGCAACAGCAAGCTTTTAATGTTCCCGCTCAGACTTTTAATGCTCCCACTCCAGTGGTGCGACAGCAAAGCTACTCCACGTCTGCGGTTCAACAGACATTCTccgctccagctccagtggTGCAGCAACAAAGCTTCTCAGCACCCGCGCCAGTTGCTTCCGATGCATATGCTTACCccgctccagctccagtgcAG CAATACACCACTTCCGTGGCTCAGCAATCCTATTCCGCTGCCGCGCCAGTGATTCAGCAAAGCTTCTCCTCACCAGTGGTGCAAGAGAGCTTCGCATCCGCTGCGCCAGTGGTGCAACAGACCTACTCCGCTCCCGCTCCAGTgttccagcaacagcaacaatcctacaccgctcccgctcccgctccagTGGTGCATGAGACTGTCATCCAGCAACAGGCACCCATTCAGCAGACTGTTCAAGTGCAGCAATCCCACAGTGGATACAACTATCAGTCACCAGTCACAGTCGCCGCTCCAGTTGCCGTAACCCAACAGTTCAGCAGCATCTCGGCACCACAGCCAAGCTACAACACCGCTCccgtgcagctgcagcaatccTTTGTGCCACAAGCCTCAGTTCAAACCGTCGCACCTCAGCCCACAGTGCAGTACGCACCACCCGCAACCACCATCTCggtccagcagcagccacagcaggtGGCCTACACCCGCCCAGCCACCACATCCAGCACAAGCATAGTGCAATCCACCGCTAACGTGCAGACTTCCTTCGGCACCGGCAACGTCCTGGCCGCTGGCACCAACTACGGCACCAATGGTGGCTACGTCTACGAGAAGCATTAA